One Fastidiosipila sp. DNA window includes the following coding sequences:
- a CDS encoding dCMP deaminase family protein: MSDQTVFTRRDKTNYYLDLAEVVSERSTCIRRHYGAVIVKDDEVISTGYVGAPRGRANCNELGYCTRERLQVPRGERYELCRSVHAEANAIISAARSEMIGSSLYLVGKEVTTGDYIKEASSCAMCKRLIINAGIKYVYIRDTRDQYRKIEVQDWIVNDESIEGSYGY, from the coding sequence ATGAGCGATCAAACCGTCTTTACCCGCCGGGATAAAACCAACTATTACCTGGATCTGGCTGAGGTTGTCAGCGAGCGTTCTACCTGCATCCGCCGCCATTACGGGGCAGTCATCGTCAAGGATGACGAGGTCATCTCCACCGGCTATGTGGGGGCTCCCCGGGGGCGGGCCAACTGCAATGAACTGGGTTACTGCACAAGGGAGCGCCTGCAGGTACCCCGCGGCGAGCGCTATGAACTCTGCCGCAGTGTTCACGCTGAAGCCAATGCCATCATCAGCGCGGCCCGAAGCGAGATGATCGGCAGTTCGCTTTACCTTGTGGGCAAAGAAGTCACAACCGGCGACTACATCAAAGAGGCTTCTTCCTGCGCCATGTGCAAGCGCCTGATCATCAATGCCGGCATCAAATACGTCTATATCCGTGATACACGGGATCAATACCGCAAGATTGAAGTCCAGGACTGGATCGTCAATGATGAATCCATTGAAGGTTCCTACGGCTATTAG
- a CDS encoding ABC transporter substrate-binding protein, giving the protein MKKHIIGILTIILLATLLIAVSACSKKQDKLVIGVSPAPHADIVALVVDELKEQGITLEIREFSDYVTPNIALSDKDIDANYFQHIPYFAHENSVGKFGLEILGGIHIEPMGLFSTKHASLSDLPDGAEIMVPNDTTNEGRALLLLQQVGLITLKEGVVGDATPKDIVDNPKGLKFTEMDAPAIPETYQDVDAAVINGNYAIEHGLNPVKESLAIEDESSPYVNIIAVKEGDAKRPELQKLLEALQSDKVKAYIEEKYEGAVVPAFQTKEVADKLAEEYRP; this is encoded by the coding sequence ATGAAAAAGCACATTATCGGAATACTCACCATTATTTTGCTGGCGACTCTGCTTATTGCCGTGTCAGCCTGCTCCAAGAAACAGGACAAGCTGGTCATCGGAGTCAGCCCGGCACCCCACGCCGATATCGTCGCCCTGGTGGTCGATGAACTGAAAGAGCAGGGGATCACGCTTGAAATCCGCGAATTCAGTGACTACGTTACACCCAATATTGCCTTGTCGGACAAGGATATCGACGCCAACTACTTCCAACACATCCCTTACTTTGCCCACGAGAACAGTGTCGGCAAGTTCGGACTGGAAATCCTGGGAGGCATCCACATTGAACCCATGGGTCTCTTTTCAACCAAGCATGCCTCCTTGTCCGACCTGCCCGACGGCGCTGAGATCATGGTCCCCAACGATACCACCAACGAAGGCCGTGCCCTCCTGCTTCTCCAACAAGTCGGCCTGATCACCTTGAAAGAAGGTGTTGTCGGTGACGCGACGCCGAAAGACATCGTTGACAACCCCAAGGGATTGAAATTCACTGAAATGGATGCTCCTGCCATCCCGGAGACGTACCAGGATGTGGACGCGGCGGTGATCAACGGGAATTACGCTATTGAGCACGGCTTGAATCCGGTCAAGGAATCCCTGGCCATTGAAGATGAATCCAGCCCTTATGTCAACATCATTGCCGTCAAAGAGGGTGATGCCAAGCGTCCTGAACTGCAAAAGCTTCTGGAGGCGCTCCAGAGCGACAAGGTAAAAGCCTATATTGAGGAGAAATACGAAGGGGCTGTCGTACCGGCCTTCCAGACCAAAGAGGTCGCGGACAAACTGGCGGAGGAATACCGACCCTAG
- a CDS encoding methionine ABC transporter ATP-binding protein: protein MLEVKNLSKSFPLEGDTLRAVDQVSFSVDEGEIYGLIGLSGAGKSTLVRCLNLLTRPDQGEIWFDGLNLVDQPEEVLRDKRREMGIIFQHFNLFMRKTVRDNVAYPLRLWGRSKTEIKARVDELLDYIGLSAHAKSYPAELSGGQKQRVAIARALALNPRLLLSDEATSALDPVNTELVVTMLRKVVDDLGIAVILITHQMEVAKVLCDRVAVMEEGRLVEENTVEQLFLQPREAATRRMVRGFDEDIPLERLASLTSAPVYRLGFRSESVRRPLISNLARQYELDVNILAGNINALVTGDIGYLVVSFDGDREKEETALEALKKEGVEILRLTNAQRGGLVS, encoded by the coding sequence ATTCTGGAAGTTAAAAATTTGAGCAAGTCCTTCCCCTTGGAGGGGGATACTTTGCGGGCAGTGGACCAAGTCAGTTTTTCGGTCGACGAAGGCGAAATCTATGGCCTGATCGGCCTGTCCGGGGCAGGAAAATCCACCCTGGTTCGCTGCTTGAATCTGCTGACCCGGCCCGATCAGGGTGAAATATGGTTTGACGGCCTGAACCTGGTGGATCAGCCGGAGGAGGTGCTCCGCGACAAGCGGAGGGAGATGGGTATCATCTTCCAGCACTTCAACCTCTTTATGAGGAAGACCGTCCGGGACAATGTGGCCTATCCCCTGCGTTTGTGGGGTAGATCCAAAACAGAGATCAAGGCCCGGGTTGACGAACTGCTTGACTACATCGGCCTTTCAGCCCATGCCAAATCCTACCCGGCCGAACTGTCGGGCGGCCAAAAGCAGCGGGTGGCCATCGCACGGGCCCTGGCCTTGAATCCCCGGCTTTTGCTGTCGGATGAGGCGACCTCGGCCCTGGATCCTGTCAACACTGAACTGGTGGTAACCATGCTTCGCAAGGTAGTTGACGACCTGGGGATCGCAGTCATCTTGATCACCCATCAAATGGAAGTGGCCAAGGTGCTCTGCGACCGGGTGGCAGTCATGGAAGAGGGGCGGCTGGTTGAAGAGAATACGGTTGAACAGCTCTTCCTGCAGCCCAGGGAGGCCGCGACCCGCCGCATGGTGCGTGGATTTGATGAGGACATCCCCCTGGAGCGCCTGGCTTCATTGACCTCAGCTCCCGTCTACCGGCTGGGTTTCCGGTCCGAATCGGTCAGGCGGCCCCTCATCTCCAATCTAGCCCGCCAGTACGAGCTGGATGTCAATATCCTGGCAGGCAACATCAATGCCCTGGTGACCGGTGACATTGGCTACCTGGTTGTGTCATTTGACGGGGACCGGGAAAAAGAGGAGACCGCCCTTGAAGCACTGAAAAAAGAGGGCGTTGAGATCCTGCGGCTGACCAACGCTCAGCGGGGAGGTTTGGTTTCATGA
- a CDS encoding ABC transporter permease subunit, with the protein MNDFVKATWETLLMVGASSFFSVLLGLPLGVLLVLTKPEGLLPRPQLYRILDFIINVLRSLPFIVLMIVVFPLSRLLIGRATGTTATIVPLAVAAIPFVARIMEQSLLEVDTGVLDAGLACGARVGQLVKTVLIPEALPSLVNGVTITIINIIGNSAMAGAIGGGGLGDLAVRYGLYRRNAVKLYIAVAIIILIVQLVQWAGRALENSLRRDLPVASL; encoded by the coding sequence ATGAATGACTTTGTCAAAGCCACCTGGGAAACCCTCCTCATGGTCGGGGCAAGCAGCTTCTTCTCCGTTTTGTTAGGACTCCCCCTGGGCGTATTGCTCGTCCTGACAAAACCGGAGGGGCTGCTCCCCCGCCCACAGCTTTACCGTATCCTTGATTTCATTATCAATGTGCTTCGGTCTTTGCCTTTCATTGTCCTCATGATCGTTGTCTTCCCGCTTTCCCGTCTGCTGATCGGGCGGGCGACGGGGACAACGGCCACCATCGTGCCGTTGGCTGTTGCCGCCATTCCCTTTGTTGCCCGGATCATGGAACAGAGCCTGCTGGAAGTCGACACCGGGGTCCTGGACGCGGGCCTGGCCTGCGGCGCCCGGGTCGGTCAGCTGGTCAAAACCGTCCTCATCCCTGAGGCTTTGCCGTCCCTGGTCAACGGGGTGACCATCACCATCATCAACATCATCGGCAACTCGGCCATGGCAGGCGCTATCGGCGGCGGAGGCCTGGGCGACCTGGCTGTCCGCTACGGTCTTTACCGAAGGAACGCCGTGAAGCTCTATATCGCCGTTGCCATCATCATCCTGATCGTCCAGCTCGTCCAATGGGCGGGCAGGGCGCTCGAAAACAGCTTGCGCCGGGACTTACCCGTCGCTTCCCTATAA
- a CDS encoding cadherin-like beta sandwich domain-containing protein produces the protein MRITVLLFTVMLILLSFAPSAFAQEVRTTLLDIAMVTEDAIHLFTIGWERGELSATLIAPDGTRIPQDDPPDGVLVATSEQIIIFRVENPQKGLWKAELKEFDNGRVGIITEKLYLPLIVEKVTARQEGSDILVDFSIKGDKNKTCSYDVYLTLDGQYQKGRLLQSGASLTGEQVSLRCPGKDVSSYEKWQVTVYAECETNGFTDFHSASSLPFVFANPEAPGLVRDLKAFLHENGVRAEWQPPDETITGYLAVLYDANDELIHSVTLKAEETQAQLPFFDQELVKIAISSIREGICGLPNTLLVNADMTLASLVGFSLPDQPATSNGYIELAYDTGGKTVPLSVDLDGQQSDRTLTGDGVLRLPVHNGTNRITVSAEGDNGVWVSERKTYMLDLIAPTLRIFVDWDAIVTSKKKILLSGNASQAQVTVNGETVETKDNGNFSKEVPLDYGINLLKVTATNDSGNTTTYEAHVTRRDLASSFPWWLLGGLLAAALVVPAYALSNRRRRSK, from the coding sequence ATGCGCATCACCGTCTTGTTATTTACAGTAATGCTTATCCTCTTGTCCTTTGCTCCTTCAGCATTCGCACAGGAAGTCCGAACGACGCTGCTCGATATCGCCATGGTTACGGAAGATGCCATCCACCTGTTTACAATCGGTTGGGAGCGGGGTGAGTTAAGCGCGACCTTGATTGCGCCGGACGGCACCAGGATCCCCCAGGACGATCCGCCTGACGGAGTCTTGGTGGCTACAAGTGAACAGATTATCATCTTCCGCGTCGAAAACCCACAAAAAGGGCTCTGGAAAGCAGAACTCAAGGAATTCGACAACGGGCGTGTTGGCATCATCACGGAAAAGCTCTACCTACCCCTCATTGTGGAAAAGGTCACGGCCCGACAGGAGGGAAGCGATATTCTCGTTGATTTTTCCATCAAAGGCGATAAAAACAAAACTTGCAGCTACGATGTCTATCTTACCCTGGACGGTCAGTACCAAAAAGGGCGCCTCTTACAAAGCGGGGCCTCATTGACCGGCGAACAGGTGAGCCTTAGATGTCCCGGCAAGGATGTCAGCAGCTATGAAAAATGGCAGGTCACCGTCTATGCCGAATGCGAGACGAATGGATTTACCGATTTTCATTCGGCCTCTTCCCTGCCCTTTGTTTTTGCCAATCCGGAAGCGCCGGGATTGGTGAGAGATCTCAAGGCCTTTCTTCATGAAAATGGGGTTCGCGCGGAGTGGCAGCCGCCGGACGAAACCATTACCGGCTACCTCGCGGTCCTCTATGACGCCAACGATGAGCTCATTCATTCCGTCACGCTCAAGGCCGAAGAGACACAGGCACAGCTTCCCTTCTTCGACCAGGAGCTTGTCAAAATTGCCATCTCATCCATCAGAGAGGGCATCTGTGGATTGCCCAACACGCTCCTTGTCAATGCGGACATGACTCTGGCTTCCCTGGTTGGTTTTAGTCTTCCGGACCAACCCGCAACCTCCAATGGCTACATTGAACTTGCCTACGACACCGGCGGGAAAACAGTCCCCCTGTCCGTGGACCTGGACGGGCAGCAAAGCGATCGAACCTTAACAGGAGACGGCGTTTTACGTTTGCCCGTACACAACGGGACCAACCGGATCACGGTCAGCGCCGAGGGGGATAACGGCGTATGGGTCTCCGAAAGAAAAACATACATGCTCGACCTGATAGCTCCCACCTTGCGCATTTTTGTGGACTGGGACGCCATCGTCACTTCCAAAAAGAAGATCCTCTTGTCCGGGAATGCATCCCAGGCGCAGGTCACCGTTAACGGCGAAACCGTGGAGACAAAAGACAACGGAAATTTCAGCAAAGAGGTGCCGCTTGACTATGGCATCAATCTTTTAAAGGTGACGGCAACAAACGATTCAGGAAACACGACCACCTATGAAGCTCATGTAACGAGGAGAGACTTGGCATCATCCTTTCCATGGTGGCTTCTCGGAGGTCTTCTTGCGGCCGCGCTCGTCGTTCCGGCCTATGCGCTGTCGAATCGAAGGAGGCGTTCAAAATGA